From the genome of Pseudomonas sp. Teo4, one region includes:
- a CDS encoding WD40/YVTN/BNR-like repeat-containing protein, with amino-acid sequence MRSVIGYLVCLFVGLTIVFTFLPRPEAVPADEPLRPDRVQINALLDVGRRVLAVGERGSILLSDDQGGSWQQAQVQPQRQVALTALVALDEQRLLAVGHDGWILRSEDAGRQWREVRYDTSLGEPLLGVWAAGGERVLAYGSFGKFYQSDDAGLTWQPLALDIDSAHLNGMDGGADGRRMLVGEQGLVLRSQDAGTHWQTLPAFYNGSLFGIVRLTANDWVTYGMRGHVFVSHDFGEHWRQVEIGNALPLYGHARLPGGGLVIVGAGSSVVRLDARGELASATRVAGRGTFTSAAMVGSRLLLGGEQGVFVEPAGNLATLGK; translated from the coding sequence ATGCGCTCGGTGATCGGCTATCTGGTCTGCCTGTTCGTTGGCCTGACCATCGTTTTCACCTTCCTTCCCCGCCCCGAGGCGGTGCCGGCCGATGAGCCGCTGCGCCCCGACCGGGTACAGATCAACGCCTTGCTCGATGTCGGCCGCCGCGTGCTGGCGGTGGGCGAGCGCGGCAGCATTCTGCTGAGCGATGACCAAGGCGGCAGCTGGCAGCAAGCCCAGGTTCAACCGCAACGCCAGGTCGCCCTGACCGCGCTGGTGGCGCTCGATGAGCAGCGCTTGCTTGCGGTGGGCCATGACGGTTGGATCCTGCGTTCGGAAGACGCAGGCCGGCAGTGGCGCGAGGTGCGTTACGACACCAGCTTGGGCGAGCCGCTGCTGGGCGTGTGGGCGGCCGGTGGCGAGCGGGTGCTGGCCTACGGCAGCTTCGGCAAGTTCTACCAGTCCGACGACGCCGGGCTGACCTGGCAACCCCTGGCGCTGGACATCGACAGCGCCCACCTCAATGGCATGGATGGCGGCGCCGATGGCCGGCGCATGCTGGTCGGCGAGCAGGGCCTGGTGCTGCGCAGCCAGGACGCGGGGACGCACTGGCAGACGCTGCCGGCGTTCTACAACGGTTCGCTGTTCGGCATCGTGCGCCTGACGGCCAACGACTGGGTGACCTATGGCATGCGCGGGCATGTGTTCGTCAGCCATGACTTCGGCGAGCACTGGCGCCAGGTGGAGATCGGCAATGCACTGCCGCTGTATGGCCATGCCCGGCTACCCGGTGGCGGGCTGGTGATTGTCGGCGCCGGCAGTTCGGTGGTGCGCCTGGACGCCCGCGGCGAGCTGGCAAGTGCCACGCGGGTGGCCGGGCGCGGCACCTTCACGTCGGCGGCAATGGTGGGTTCACGGCTGTTGCTGGGCGGTGAGCAAGGGGTTTTCGTTGAACCTGCGGGCAACCTTGCCACGCTGGGCAAATGA
- a CDS encoding thiolase family protein, which translates to MGLKGHAAIVGTAQYKPEKYATAPKMFHLEQVADLAAQALRDAGLQASDLDGLVINGPQFHEASVFVPAMAAEYLGLRLNFAEVVDLGGCTSVGMVWRAAAAIELGLCQAVLCVLPARMAPLGPDEDPSWMARAMRFGGHSTAFGAPEAEFDLPYGHMGQNTGYAMIAQRYAAQYGYDPKALAKIAVDQRTNAQANPQAMFFGQPLTVEQVLASRMVADPLHVLEIVMPVAGGAAMIIASKEVAARHASARHSSQALANTWPSSRRPMPRTCCTRQSARHRAARSPWPG; encoded by the coding sequence ATGGGGCTCAAAGGCCACGCTGCAATAGTGGGTACCGCGCAGTACAAACCGGAAAAGTACGCGACGGCACCAAAAATGTTCCACCTCGAACAGGTCGCCGACCTGGCCGCCCAGGCCCTGCGCGACGCCGGCCTGCAGGCCTCGGACCTCGATGGCCTGGTGATCAACGGCCCGCAGTTCCACGAAGCCTCGGTGTTCGTACCGGCCATGGCCGCCGAATACCTGGGTTTGCGGCTGAACTTCGCCGAAGTGGTCGATTTGGGCGGTTGCACCTCGGTGGGCATGGTCTGGCGCGCTGCCGCCGCCATCGAACTGGGCCTGTGCCAGGCTGTGCTGTGCGTGCTGCCGGCGCGCATGGCGCCGCTGGGGCCGGATGAAGACCCCAGCTGGATGGCCAGGGCCATGCGTTTCGGTGGCCACAGCACGGCGTTCGGCGCACCCGAGGCGGAGTTCGACCTGCCCTATGGCCACATGGGCCAGAACACCGGCTACGCCATGATCGCCCAGCGCTATGCCGCGCAGTACGGCTACGACCCCAAGGCGCTGGCCAAGATCGCCGTGGACCAGCGCACCAATGCCCAGGCCAACCCGCAGGCGATGTTCTTCGGTCAGCCGCTGACCGTCGAACAAGTGCTGGCCAGCCGCATGGTCGCCGACCCGCTGCACGTGCTGGAAATCGTCATGCCGGTGGCCGGCGGCGCCGCGATGATCATCGCCTCCAAGGAAGTGGCGGCCCGGCACGCAAGCGCCCGGCATTCATCACAGGCTTTGGCGAACACCTGGCCTTCAAGTCGCCGTCCTATGCCCAGGACATGCTGCACACGCCAATCGGCCCGGCATCGAGCCGCGCGTTCGCCATGGCCGGGCTGA